The following are from one region of the Amycolatopsis sp. QT-25 genome:
- a CDS encoding cytochrome P450 has translation MGNGIDQAAPLLREPANFQLRTKCDPHADNFDLRAHGPLFRIVGEASAQLGRDYVWQACGYEVVRKILGDHENFSTRPVFTQGESGAHVESQFVGQISTYDPPDHTRLRRMLTPEFTLRRIRRMEPAIQRLIDDRLDMVEAEGPPADLQGLFADPVGAGVLCELLGIPRDDRREFVRRIRRNVDLGRGLKARAADSAAFNRYLNGFIARQRKDPDDGFLGMLVRDHGDTVTDEELKGLCTALILGGVETVAGMIGFGVFALLDNPDQIPLLSAGPEKADRVVAELVRYLSPVQQPNPRLAIKDVVVDGRLIKAGDYVLCSILMANRDDALTPEPNVFDANRDSVSDVGFGHGIHYCIGAAVARSMLRMAYQTLWRRFPGLRLAVPIEEVKFRKAFVDCPDQVPVTW, from the coding sequence GCGGACAATTTCGACCTCCGGGCGCACGGCCCGCTGTTCCGCATCGTCGGGGAAGCGTCCGCTCAACTGGGCCGAGACTATGTCTGGCAAGCCTGTGGCTATGAGGTGGTCCGCAAGATCCTGGGGGATCACGAGAATTTCTCGACGCGTCCGGTGTTCACGCAAGGGGAGTCCGGGGCGCACGTCGAGTCCCAGTTCGTCGGGCAGATATCGACTTACGACCCGCCGGACCACACCCGTCTGCGACGAATGCTGACGCCCGAGTTCACACTCCGGCGGATTCGCCGGATGGAACCCGCGATCCAACGCCTCATCGACGATCGGCTCGACATGGTGGAGGCCGAGGGACCGCCCGCGGATCTCCAGGGGTTGTTCGCCGACCCGGTCGGCGCGGGTGTCCTGTGCGAACTGCTCGGCATCCCGCGCGACGATCGGCGTGAGTTCGTCCGCCGGATCCGGCGGAACGTCGATCTGGGCCGGGGGCTCAAGGCGAGGGCGGCCGACAGTGCGGCGTTCAATCGGTACTTGAACGGGTTCATCGCACGGCAGCGGAAGGATCCCGACGACGGATTCCTCGGCATGCTCGTGCGCGACCACGGTGACACCGTCACGGACGAGGAACTGAAGGGCCTGTGCACGGCGCTGATCCTCGGTGGGGTGGAAACCGTCGCCGGGATGATCGGCTTCGGGGTCTTCGCGCTGCTGGACAATCCCGACCAGATACCGCTGCTTTCGGCGGGCCCGGAAAAGGCCGATCGCGTGGTCGCCGAACTGGTGCGTTATCTGTCGCCCGTCCAGCAGCCGAATCCGCGCCTCGCCATCAAGGACGTGGTCGTCGACGGCAGGCTGATCAAAGCGGGGGATTATGTCCTCTGTTCCATTCTCATGGCCAACCGGGATGACGCGCTGACCCCGGAGCCCAACGTATTCGACGCGAACCGGGATTCGGTCTCGGACGTCGGATTCGGGCACGGAATCCATTATTGTATCGGCGCGGCGGTGGCGAGGTCGATGCTGCGGATGGCTTATCAGACCCTGTGGCGCCGCTTTCCCGGACTGCGGCTGGCCGTGCCCATCGAAGAAGTGAAGTTTCGCAAGGCGTTCGTCGACTGCCCTGATCAGGTGCCGGTCACCTGGTGA
- a CDS encoding tryptophan halogenase family protein, giving the protein MSVEDFDVVVAGGGPGGSTLATLVAMQGHRVLLLEKEVFPRYQIGESLLPATVHGVCRMLGVSDELANSGFPLKRGGTFRWGARPEPWTFHFGISSKMAGSTSHAYQVERAKFDQILLNNAKSKGVVVREGCAVDDVVEEGERVTGLRYTDPDGHERVVSARFVVDASGNKSRLYSHVGGTRNYSEFFRSLALFGYFEGGKRLPEPVSGNILSVAFDSGWFWYIPLSDTLTSVGAVVRREDADKIQGDREAALNALIAECPLISEYLANATRVTTGKYGELRVRKDYSYQQTTFWRPGMILIGDAACFVDPVFSSGVHLATYSALLAARSINSVLAGDLDEKTVLNEFEARYRREYGVFYEFLVSFYQMNVNEESYFWQAKKVTNNQHTEIESFVELIGGVSSGETALTAANRITERSAEFAAAVDEMAGGDGDNMVPMFKSQVVKQAMQEAGQVQMKALLGEDAEPEVPLFPGGLVTSPDGMKWLPHHPV; this is encoded by the coding sequence ATGTCGGTGGAAGATTTCGATGTGGTCGTGGCCGGTGGCGGGCCGGGTGGTTCCACCCTGGCCACCCTCGTCGCCATGCAGGGGCATCGGGTGTTGCTGCTCGAAAAAGAGGTGTTCCCGCGATATCAGATCGGTGAGTCGCTGCTGCCCGCCACGGTCCACGGGGTGTGCCGGATGCTCGGCGTCTCCGACGAGCTGGCCAACTCCGGCTTCCCGCTGAAGCGGGGCGGCACGTTCCGCTGGGGCGCCCGTCCGGAGCCGTGGACGTTCCACTTCGGCATCTCCTCCAAGATGGCCGGTTCGACGTCGCACGCCTATCAGGTCGAGCGGGCGAAGTTCGACCAGATCCTGTTGAACAACGCCAAGAGCAAGGGCGTGGTCGTGCGCGAGGGGTGCGCGGTCGACGACGTGGTGGAAGAGGGCGAGCGCGTCACCGGGCTGCGGTACACCGACCCCGATGGCCACGAGCGTGTGGTGTCGGCGCGTTTCGTGGTCGACGCGTCGGGCAACAAGAGCCGCCTGTACTCCCACGTCGGCGGCACACGGAACTATTCGGAGTTCTTCCGCAGCTTGGCGCTGTTCGGGTACTTCGAGGGCGGCAAGCGGCTGCCGGAGCCGGTTTCGGGCAACATCCTGAGCGTGGCCTTCGACAGCGGCTGGTTCTGGTACATCCCGCTGAGCGACACGCTGACCAGCGTCGGCGCCGTGGTCCGCCGGGAGGACGCCGACAAGATCCAGGGTGACCGGGAGGCGGCGCTCAACGCGCTGATCGCCGAGTGCCCGCTGATCTCGGAATACCTCGCGAACGCGACCAGGGTGACCACCGGCAAGTACGGCGAACTGCGTGTCCGCAAGGATTATTCGTACCAGCAGACGACCTTCTGGCGCCCGGGGATGATCCTGATCGGCGACGCCGCCTGCTTCGTGGACCCGGTGTTCTCCTCCGGCGTGCACCTGGCGACCTACAGCGCGCTGCTGGCGGCGCGGTCGATCAACAGCGTCCTCGCGGGCGACCTGGACGAGAAGACCGTGCTGAACGAGTTCGAGGCGCGGTATCGCCGCGAGTACGGCGTGTTCTACGAGTTCCTCGTCTCGTTCTACCAAATGAACGTGAACGAGGAATCGTATTTCTGGCAGGCCAAGAAGGTCACGAACAACCAGCACACCGAGATCGAGTCCTTCGTCGAGCTGATCGGCGGCGTGTCCTCCGGTGAGACGGCGCTGACCGCCGCGAACCGGATCACCGAGCGCAGCGCGGAATTCGCCGCCGCCGTGGACGAGATGGCAGGCGGCGACGGGGACAACATGGTGCCGATGTTCAAGTCACAGGTGGTCAAACAGGCGATGCAGGAAGCGGGCCAGGTGCAGATGAAGGCGCTGCTCGGCGAGGACGCCGAGCCCGAGGTGCCGCTCTTCCCCGGCGGGCTGGTCACTTCGCCCGACGGGATGAAGTGGCTGCCGCACCACCCCGTGTGA
- a CDS encoding glycosyltransferase: protein MRVLISGCGSRGDTEPLVALGVRLRELGAEVRMCLPPDYAERCAEVGVPMTSVGRPVRAGAREPGEPPPGAPEVVTQVVGEWFDKVSAAAEGCDAVVASGLLPAAVAVRSVAEKLGIPYHYTVWSPDHLPSWHDAAQRESYNQGSDKHFGGVVNDRRAGIGLPPVENLFDYGYTEQPWLATDPILAPPPGGAYARQTGAWILPDERPLPAELEAFLADGPPPVYVGFGSSSGATTAGAVQVAIEAIRAQGRRIVASRGWADMVLPEDDADCFVVGEVNLQELFARVAVAIHHDSTGTTYVATQAGVPQIVVRNVIDNVVEQVYFADRVAELGVGVALEGPIPAFEAMSAALTTTLAPDTRARAAVVAGTIRTDGTTVAAEELFDAAGREKPAVPA, encoded by the coding sequence ATGCGTGTGTTGATTTCGGGGTGCGGCTCTCGCGGGGACACCGAACCGTTGGTGGCACTGGGGGTTCGGCTGCGGGAACTCGGCGCGGAGGTGCGGATGTGCCTGCCGCCGGACTACGCGGAGCGGTGCGCCGAGGTCGGGGTGCCGATGACGTCGGTCGGCCGTCCGGTGCGGGCGGGGGCACGCGAGCCCGGCGAACCGCCGCCCGGTGCGCCCGAAGTCGTCACCCAGGTGGTCGGCGAGTGGTTCGACAAGGTGTCGGCGGCCGCCGAGGGGTGTGACGCGGTGGTGGCGTCCGGTCTGCTGCCCGCCGCCGTCGCCGTGCGCTCGGTGGCCGAGAAGCTGGGCATCCCGTACCACTACACCGTCTGGTCTCCGGACCATCTGCCGTCGTGGCACGACGCCGCCCAGCGGGAGTCGTACAACCAGGGCTCCGACAAGCATTTCGGTGGGGTGGTCAACGACAGACGGGCCGGGATCGGCCTGCCCCCGGTGGAGAACCTGTTCGATTACGGCTACACCGAGCAGCCCTGGCTGGCGACGGATCCGATCCTGGCTCCGCCGCCGGGCGGTGCGTACGCCCGGCAGACCGGCGCGTGGATCCTGCCGGACGAACGGCCGCTTCCCGCGGAGCTGGAGGCATTCCTGGCCGACGGCCCGCCGCCGGTGTACGTGGGTTTCGGCAGCTCGTCCGGAGCCACGACCGCCGGCGCGGTGCAGGTGGCCATCGAGGCGATCCGTGCCCAGGGCCGCCGGATCGTCGCCTCCCGTGGCTGGGCCGACATGGTCCTGCCCGAAGACGACGCCGACTGTTTCGTCGTCGGTGAAGTGAATCTCCAGGAACTCTTCGCCAGGGTGGCCGTCGCCATCCACCACGACAGCACGGGTACGACGTATGTGGCCACGCAGGCGGGTGTCCCCCAGATCGTGGTGCGCAACGTGATCGACAACGTCGTGGAGCAGGTGTACTTCGCCGATCGGGTGGCCGAACTGGGTGTCGGTGTGGCACTCGAGGGTCCGATCCCGGCCTTCGAGGCCATGTCGGCCGCGCTCACCACGACGCTGGCCCCGGACACCCGCGCACGGGCGGCGGTCGTGGCGGGCACGATCCGCACCGACGGGACGACGGTGGCCGCGGAAGAGCTGTTCGACGCGGCAGGCCGGGAGAAGCCCGCTGTTCCCGCCTGA
- a CDS encoding glycosyltransferase yields MRVLLSTSGSRGDVEPLMALAVRLRELGAEVRLCAPPDSADRVAEFALPLVPVGRSARPKADRKAPPSREEMARFMTESITVQFDEIPAAAEGCDAVVTTGLLPAAVGVRSVAEKLGIPYFYAFYCPIYVPSPYYAPPPPIGEPPAPEGTGIRELWERNKLSALKRYGATLNGKRAEIGLPPVEDIFTYCYTEQPWVAADPVLAPLRPTDLGAVQTGAWTLPDERPLSAELEAFLAAGSPPVYVGFGSLHAPADAAKVAIEAIRAQGRRVVLSRGWADLTLIDDQEDCLAIGEVNQQRLFGRVAAVVHHGGVGTTTVAARAGVPQILIPQIADQPYYAGRVAELGIGVAHEGRTPTYASLSAALTTALAPETRTRAEAVAATIRTDGATVAAELVLDAVNRQKTSVPA; encoded by the coding sequence ATGCGTGTCTTGTTGTCGACGTCCGGCAGCCGCGGCGACGTCGAGCCGCTGATGGCGCTGGCGGTCCGGCTGCGGGAGCTCGGCGCGGAGGTGCGGTTGTGCGCGCCCCCGGACTCCGCGGACCGGGTGGCCGAGTTCGCGCTGCCGCTGGTGCCGGTCGGCCGCTCGGCGCGGCCGAAGGCGGACCGGAAGGCCCCGCCCTCGCGCGAGGAAATGGCCCGGTTCATGACCGAGTCGATCACCGTGCAGTTCGACGAGATCCCGGCGGCCGCCGAGGGCTGTGACGCGGTGGTGACGACCGGCCTGCTGCCCGCGGCCGTCGGTGTCCGGTCGGTGGCCGAGAAGCTGGGCATTCCCTACTTCTACGCCTTCTACTGCCCGATCTACGTGCCGTCGCCGTACTACGCGCCGCCGCCGCCCATCGGCGAGCCGCCCGCCCCGGAAGGCACCGGAATCCGGGAGTTGTGGGAACGGAACAAGCTGAGCGCCCTGAAGCGCTACGGGGCAACGCTCAACGGCAAACGGGCCGAGATCGGCCTGCCGCCCGTGGAGGACATCTTCACCTACTGCTACACCGAACAGCCGTGGGTGGCGGCGGATCCGGTACTGGCCCCGCTGCGACCGACGGACCTCGGCGCGGTGCAGACCGGCGCGTGGACCCTGCCCGACGAACGGCCGCTGTCCGCGGAACTGGAGGCCTTCCTCGCCGCCGGGTCACCTCCGGTGTACGTGGGCTTCGGTAGCCTGCACGCTCCCGCCGACGCCGCGAAAGTCGCCATCGAGGCGATCCGCGCCCAGGGCCGCCGGGTGGTTCTTTCCCGCGGCTGGGCCGATCTGACCTTGATCGACGACCAGGAGGACTGCCTGGCCATCGGCGAGGTCAACCAGCAGCGGTTGTTCGGCCGGGTGGCCGCCGTCGTCCACCACGGCGGGGTCGGCACGACGACCGTGGCCGCCCGTGCGGGCGTTCCCCAGATCCTCATCCCCCAGATCGCGGACCAGCCGTATTACGCCGGCCGGGTCGCCGAGCTGGGCATCGGGGTGGCACACGAAGGCCGGACACCGACCTACGCCTCGTTGTCCGCCGCCCTCACCACCGCGCTGGCGCCGGAAACCCGCACCAGGGCGGAAGCCGTGGCGGCCACCATCCGCACCGACGGGGCGACCGTGGCCGCGGAACTGGTGCTCGACGCGGTGAACCGGCAGAAGACGTCCGTTCCCGCGTGA
- a CDS encoding putative sugar O-methyltransferase, whose product MIDQPDTATRTYQASRMWQQIGEAHLNREMIADLAGFKNSEVNYRLALVNVQTNGVRFLKTLIYGLAGSLSKDAWAGLTRIRHREVGDPISVTYHGEQVDLDYLRAALELEFIANRVDLDQAEVLEIGAGYGRTAHAIISNHEISGYCVVDLPNTLELSRKYLAAVLTEEQFAKVDFVPVDAIESTLADRNFDLCLNIDSMAEMSAETVRSYLALIDQRCRHFYVNNPVGKYMDKSLDSHARGEEAVALALSTGLLTEIIDIHDNRAVEAQARNYVEAYVPGPDWHCVADEWAPPWSYLWQALYKRQGR is encoded by the coding sequence ATGATCGACCAACCGGACACCGCCACCCGAACGTATCAAGCCAGCAGGATGTGGCAGCAGATCGGTGAAGCACACCTCAACCGGGAGATGATCGCCGACCTGGCCGGATTCAAGAACAGCGAGGTCAATTACCGGCTCGCGCTGGTCAACGTGCAGACGAACGGCGTGCGGTTCCTGAAGACGCTGATCTATGGCCTGGCCGGCAGCTTGAGCAAGGACGCCTGGGCGGGGCTGACCCGTATCCGCCACCGCGAAGTGGGTGATCCGATTTCGGTGACCTACCACGGTGAGCAGGTGGACCTGGACTATCTGCGGGCCGCGCTGGAACTGGAGTTCATCGCGAACCGGGTCGACCTGGACCAGGCCGAGGTACTGGAGATCGGCGCCGGGTACGGGCGGACCGCCCACGCGATCATCTCCAATCACGAGATCTCCGGATACTGCGTCGTCGACCTGCCGAACACCCTGGAACTGTCGCGGAAGTACCTCGCCGCGGTCCTGACCGAGGAGCAGTTCGCCAAGGTCGACTTCGTGCCGGTGGACGCGATCGAAAGCACGCTGGCGGACCGGAACTTCGACCTCTGCCTCAACATCGACTCGATGGCCGAGATGAGCGCGGAGACGGTGCGGTCCTACCTCGCCCTCATCGATCAGCGGTGCCGCCACTTCTACGTGAACAACCCGGTGGGGAAGTACATGGACAAGAGCCTGGACTCGCACGCGCGCGGCGAGGAGGCCGTCGCGCTCGCCCTGAGCACCGGGCTGCTGACGGAGATCATCGACATCCACGACAACCGGGCCGTCGAAGCGCAGGCGCGGAACTACGTCGAGGCCTACGTGCCGGGCCCCGACTGGCACTGCGTCGCCGACGAGTGGGCCCCGCCGTGGAGCTACCTCTGGCAAGCGCTGTACAAGCGGCAAGGTCGTTGA
- a CDS encoding glycosyltransferase yields MRVLLSTCGSRGDVEPLVALAVRLRDLGAEVRMCAPPPAAERLEEVGVAHVPVGVKQRVMLQEGMPPPSPEDERRFAAEAIDMQFDNVPAAAEGSDVVVVTGEMAAAVSVRSVAEKLGIPYHYAAYSPVYLPSSHFAPPLDERTTPGVTDNRVLWEQRHERFYERFAGPLNSRRAAVGLAPLENLFDYGYTDRPWLATDPVLAPLQPGLDAVQTGSWILPDERPLSQEVEAFLDAGTPPVYVGFGSSTALGTGELATSVIRAIRAEGRRVILSRGWAELSLPDEGPDCLAVDEVNLQVLFGRVAAVVHGGSAGTTHVAARAGAPQIIVARHTDQPYYADRVAALGIGAAHHDPSPSFDSLPASLAAVLRPETKARATEVAGMIREDGAAATAERLLAAVRRKNSAVSV; encoded by the coding sequence ATGCGTGTGTTGTTGTCGACGTGCGGATCACGAGGAGACGTCGAACCTCTGGTGGCACTGGCGGTGCGTTTGCGCGACCTCGGCGCGGAGGTGCGGATGTGCGCTCCGCCCCCCGCCGCGGAGCGGCTGGAGGAGGTCGGTGTCGCCCACGTGCCGGTCGGGGTGAAGCAGCGGGTGATGTTGCAGGAAGGGATGCCGCCACCGTCGCCCGAGGACGAGCGGCGGTTCGCGGCCGAGGCGATCGACATGCAGTTCGACAACGTCCCGGCCGCGGCCGAAGGCTCCGACGTGGTGGTGGTGACCGGGGAGATGGCCGCCGCGGTCTCCGTGCGGTCGGTGGCCGAGAAGCTGGGCATCCCGTACCACTACGCCGCCTACAGCCCCGTCTATCTGCCGTCCTCGCATTTCGCGCCGCCGCTGGACGAACGGACCACGCCGGGCGTGACCGACAACCGGGTGCTGTGGGAGCAGCGCCACGAGCGGTTCTACGAGCGGTTCGCCGGTCCTCTCAACAGCAGGCGGGCAGCGGTCGGCCTGGCTCCGCTGGAGAACCTGTTCGACTACGGCTACACCGATCGGCCGTGGCTGGCGACGGATCCGGTGCTGGCCCCGCTCCAGCCGGGCCTGGACGCCGTGCAGACCGGCTCGTGGATCCTGCCCGACGAACGCCCCCTTTCCCAGGAGGTCGAGGCGTTCCTGGACGCCGGGACACCGCCGGTGTACGTGGGTTTCGGCAGTTCGACCGCGCTCGGCACCGGGGAGCTGGCGACGTCGGTCATCAGGGCGATCCGGGCCGAAGGCCGCCGCGTGATCCTTTCCCGCGGCTGGGCCGAACTGTCCCTGCCCGACGAAGGGCCCGACTGTCTCGCCGTCGACGAGGTGAACCTCCAGGTCCTGTTCGGCCGGGTGGCCGCCGTCGTCCACGGTGGCAGCGCGGGTACGACGCACGTGGCCGCTCGAGCGGGTGCCCCGCAGATCATCGTCGCCCGGCACACGGATCAGCCCTATTACGCGGACCGGGTGGCCGCATTGGGGATCGGCGCGGCACACCACGATCCCTCCCCGAGCTTCGACTCCCTGCCGGCGTCGCTCGCCGCGGTCTTGCGCCCGGAGACCAAGGCCAGGGCGACCGAAGTGGCGGGCATGATCCGCGAAGACGGGGCCGCCGCCACCGCGGAGCGCCTGCTGGCCGCGGTCAGGCGGAAGAATTCCGCCGTTTCCGTGTGA
- a CDS encoding PIG-L family deacetylase: MSQDLRLLALSPHLDDAVLSFGAGLAQAAQDGAEVLVTTVFAGTAPPPYSPAAERMHSIWGLSPEQDAPLHRRNEDIAALAHLGVGHRHGRFLDAIYRKLPDGRWLADNVEGRKKLAISRQTSQSDPELFAAVQDDIEALVREFEPTLLVTCAAISHHVDNEITRDAALLIAAEKDLPVRLWEDLPHAVFGMGSAELPSGFRLGEPEAVVVEAEARTRKFEALKLYSSQMLMLNGPQKDLFEQLDGHARKISPDGAYRETTWPVVSRDDS, translated from the coding sequence ATGTCTCAAGACCTCCGGCTACTGGCGCTCTCCCCCCATCTGGACGACGCGGTCCTGTCCTTCGGCGCCGGCCTCGCGCAGGCGGCGCAGGACGGCGCGGAAGTGCTCGTCACCACGGTGTTCGCCGGTACGGCGCCGCCTCCTTATTCGCCCGCGGCGGAGCGGATGCACTCGATCTGGGGACTTTCGCCGGAGCAGGACGCGCCGCTGCATCGACGGAACGAGGACATCGCCGCGCTGGCACATCTGGGGGTCGGCCACCGGCACGGCCGGTTCCTCGACGCCATCTATCGCAAGCTCCCCGACGGCCGCTGGCTGGCCGACAACGTGGAGGGCCGCAAGAAGCTGGCGATCAGCAGGCAGACTTCGCAGAGCGACCCGGAGCTGTTCGCCGCGGTGCAGGACGACATCGAAGCGCTCGTCCGAGAATTCGAGCCGACCTTGCTCGTCACCTGCGCGGCCATCAGCCATCACGTCGACAACGAGATCACGCGGGACGCCGCGCTGCTCATCGCGGCGGAGAAGGATCTTCCGGTCCGGCTGTGGGAAGACCTTCCCCACGCGGTCTTCGGCATGGGCTCGGCCGAACTGCCGTCGGGGTTCCGGCTCGGCGAGCCCGAGGCCGTCGTGGTCGAAGCCGAGGCACGGACCCGGAAGTTCGAGGCGCTCAAGCTCTATTCCTCGCAGATGCTGATGCTCAACGGGCCGCAAAAGGATCTGTTCGAGCAGTTGGACGGACATGCCCGCAAGATCTCGCCGGACGGTGCCTATCGCGAAACGACCTGGCCTGTCGTCTCCCGCGACGACAGCTGA
- a CDS encoding glycosyltransferase family 39 protein, producing MSETLTVQPSPSPDPVPEAGSPRWMLWRSPSGQPPWARPALLGIAFVAAVLYAWNLPRVDYAPLYSDAVRSMSESWKAFFYAAVDPEATATLDKLGGSFAVQAVFAKVFGFHAWSLALPQVIGGVLSVLVLYRVVRRWAGVVPGLLAAAILTFTPVAASMFGHSMADGLLTLCLVLAADAFQRAVLEARLRSLLWAGVWVGLGFQAKMITAWMILPALAIGYLLTAPTELRRRVKHVAIAGVVTLAVSLSWIALYTFTPASARPYVSGTTNNSAAAMVFGYNGLGRVGIDVPGALPPTGRMAGPPVLGPPDNPLDRSKLRGSKGEPGEAGPGQAGPGEAGPGQAGPGEAGPGQAGPGEAGPGQAGPGEAGPGQAGPGPAGRDPSKLKPGDVMVLPNGDVIVGPGGDPPPPEDPSKVASRVDPVFSWYKLFDGHLGVAIAWLFPLALLALACGLWWRRRAERTDPVRGGLVLWGVWLATFTVVFSASEVAHTAYVATLAPAIAALSAFGIVLFWRAYQGGGRQAWLLPLALAVELAWGAWLWSAYPNFLPWAKWGTLALGVLALVVLVLARVAKGASATLVKAGLVVGVVAMLAAPAAYSVSVLDSDYAGDSFDANAGPASGSA from the coding sequence ATGTCCGAAACGCTCACCGTTCAACCGTCACCGAGTCCGGATCCGGTGCCCGAAGCCGGATCACCCCGCTGGATGCTTTGGCGTTCCCCGTCCGGACAACCGCCCTGGGCCCGGCCCGCCTTGCTGGGCATCGCCTTCGTGGCGGCGGTGCTCTATGCCTGGAACCTGCCGCGGGTCGACTACGCGCCGCTGTATTCGGACGCGGTCCGGAGCATGTCCGAGAGCTGGAAGGCGTTCTTCTACGCCGCCGTGGACCCGGAGGCGACGGCCACACTCGACAAGCTCGGCGGCTCGTTCGCGGTGCAGGCCGTCTTCGCCAAGGTCTTCGGCTTTCACGCCTGGTCGCTGGCGCTGCCGCAGGTGATCGGCGGCGTGCTCTCGGTGCTGGTGCTGTACCGGGTCGTGCGGCGATGGGCGGGTGTGGTCCCCGGTCTGCTCGCCGCGGCGATCCTCACCTTCACCCCCGTCGCCGCGTCCATGTTCGGGCACAGCATGGCGGACGGCCTGCTGACCCTGTGCCTGGTGCTGGCGGCCGACGCCTTCCAGCGCGCCGTGCTGGAAGCACGGCTCCGGTCGCTGCTCTGGGCCGGCGTCTGGGTCGGGCTGGGTTTCCAGGCCAAGATGATCACCGCGTGGATGATCCTGCCCGCGTTGGCGATCGGTTACCTGCTGACCGCGCCGACCGAACTGCGTCGCCGGGTGAAGCACGTGGCGATCGCCGGAGTGGTGACGCTCGCGGTTTCGCTGTCGTGGATCGCGCTCTACACCTTCACGCCGGCCAGTGCCCGGCCCTATGTCAGTGGCACCACGAACAACAGCGCGGCCGCCATGGTGTTCGGCTACAACGGCCTCGGGCGGGTGGGGATCGACGTTCCCGGTGCGCTGCCTCCCACCGGCCGGATGGCCGGACCGCCGGTGCTCGGTCCGCCGGACAATCCGCTGGACCGGTCGAAGCTGCGCGGCTCGAAGGGCGAGCCGGGTGAAGCGGGTCCGGGTCAGGCGGGGCCGGGTGAAGCCGGTCCGGGTCAGGCAGGGCCGGGTGAAGCCGGTCCGGGTCAGGCAGGGCCGGGTGAAGCGGGTCCGGGTCAGGCGGGGCCGGGTGAAGCGGGTCCGGGTCAGGCGGGGCCGGGCCCGGCGGGACGGGACCCGAGCAAGCTGAAGCCGGGTGACGTGATGGTGCTGCCCAACGGCGATGTGATCGTGGGGCCGGGCGGTGATCCGCCGCCGCCGGAGGACCCGTCGAAGGTCGCGAGCCGGGTGGACCCGGTGTTCAGCTGGTACAAGCTGTTCGACGGCCACCTCGGTGTCGCGATCGCCTGGCTGTTCCCCCTCGCGTTGCTGGCACTGGCCTGCGGGCTCTGGTGGCGGCGCCGGGCCGAACGTACCGACCCGGTGCGCGGCGGCTTGGTGTTGTGGGGGGTGTGGCTGGCGACCTTCACCGTCGTCTTCAGCGCGAGCGAGGTCGCGCACACCGCCTACGTGGCCACTCTCGCGCCCGCGATCGCCGCGCTTTCCGCCTTCGGCATCGTGCTGTTCTGGCGGGCGTACCAGGGCGGTGGCAGGCAGGCGTGGCTCCTGCCGCTCGCGCTCGCGGTCGAACTGGCCTGGGGTGCCTGGCTGTGGTCCGCTTACCCCAACTTCCTGCCGTGGGCGAAATGGGGAACGCTCGCGCTCGGCGTGCTCGCCCTTGTCGTGCTGGTTCTGGCGCGAGTGGCCAAGGGGGCCTCCGCCACGCTCGTGAAGGCCGGATTGGTCGTCGGTGTCGTGGCCATGCTCGCCGCGCCCGCCGCGTACTCCGTCTCCGTGCTCGACTCCGACTACGCGGGCGACTCCTTCGACGCCAACGCGGGGCCGGCCTCAGGTTCCGCGTGA